AATTCGACACGAAGACAAGTTGTACACAATCTAACAGCATCCAATTTAGCGTTTTTACGTTCGTTAAACGCTATTTAATATGGACGACATGTATTTAGATACACCGACGATTGCAGAATAACtcaaattgaatatcattcTTTTTTACCTTATTCTACGTCAGCTCTCTCCAATAACGATGAAGTGCGTATCGCACTACATAACACAGAATCTTATACTTTACCATGTGAGAGTTATATTTACATCGAATCGAAGGAACAATAATCAAACCTGCAGATATTACTGATGACATCCGATTTATAACAACGGGTTGGCGTTTCTTTTCTCCGAAATGAAATATGAGATAAACGgcattcaaattcaaaaactcGCTAATCCAGGTATAACGACTACATTAAAGGGATATTGTTCGTATATAAAACGAATATTACATCACATCACAACTCTGGCTGGGATaacgatattaaaaatgctaataaagattttattgaaaGCGGCAATTTTAATGGTTGTATTAATCTTAAAGATTTGTTCGGTTTTTGTGAAGATTacaaacgtattttaataaattgtaaccaACAACTTATATTAAACAGAGCATCACTGGATATAAATGCCGTTAAGCAGTATAAGAATAATGAAGTTGTCGCAGACGCTCCTAAACTAAAAGAcgtgaaaataaacataacaaaaatattatggagaATGCCCATAGTCAAGGTCagtgataaagaaaaataagattGTTGAAAGTAGTAAACAATCAGAACCGTTGACATGCGCGTTTAGATCGTGGGAGTTGTGTGAATATCCATTTTTACCTCAAAACACTTCGCATTCCTGGAAAGTAAAGACATCTaacaaattagaaaaacctAGATATGTCATAATCGGATTTCAAACTGGTAGGAAAAATAGCTCGAATAAAACAATGTCACATTTTgaccattgtaaaattaaaaacttgaagGTCTATTTAAACTCAGAAGTGTTTCCCTATGAAGATTTCCAAAGCGACTTTACCAGGAATAAGTTGGCTACATTATACCGCGCCTATGTAGAGTTTCAAAAATCTTACTACGGCCATGACGAAGTGACACCTCTACTGAACCGATCAGATTTCAAAAATCTGTGTCCGATTATAGTTGTTGATATGAGCAAGCAGAAcgataatgtaaaaatgttaactgtCGACCTAAGGATTGAACTAGAagcaggttaggttaggttaggtccAGCTTCCACTTCagcatattgtttaatattacacgaccaaattataacttacaatCCGTTTAACGGAGAAGTAAGAaccttgtaaatattgtaaaacttaatattaataaatgaaaatactttttttatatacatgtctttttattttacacaatacatatctgaaattaaaatagtttacgttttgtacaaaatacatttccgATACGGCTGAATCGAAGTTGTACGTTTTCGATAATGATCGCGAGTTGAAATGTAACGGCCCATCGTTTTCATCGACTGCTCTGCTCGGCGATTGCATTGTGAAACTCGGTGGTGGTGATGTCGGTGGTGGTGTTGACATCGGTGTAGGTGGTGACATTGGTGTTGGTGACGACATTGGCGAAATGACCGTCGTTTCAttgaatactaaaatttaaaaaaaatatttaataattgttgtttaaggaataatatatatttttaattacctcaTGCGAGATGTTCTGGTGTAACAATGATTCAGCTAACTGTTCAGCTGCACACATCTGTATTTGATTGGAGAAATTTGGAACGGACTTAACGACTCGATCGTCTTGTATGTTCTTAATGAAAACTACCATCTCGTCAACAGTTTTCGGCGGTGATTTATGCTGCCTACATTTCTTGTCGAGGTACTCGACAATTTcttcatattgttttataatcaatagagCGGTGAATACTTCTTTTCGCACGATGCTCTCGAAAATAGAACATTCGAGATATTAAAGTCGAAGAAGGTCGCCCCGATTCAACAGTTCTACATCCATCACGATTTTTTGTTTCGATCACCAACACATTTTCTCCGCTGTACATCATACTCGATAGTTTCATTTTTTCgtcttcataaaatataactcgCTTATATTTTTGTGGTGTGTCTGATATGAACGACAAAATATGCCCCATGAAcccgaatatttttttcataaaatctgtAGTAATATGCACGTACCGCGATGAAGTTAATAAATGAACAACGACTTGTAATTTTTCACTCGGGTCAAAATCAATATGTACAAACTTACGGGATGCAAAGTCTAGTGTGTAGCTAGTAGATTCGATGAGTTCAGCTGTGGTGTCGTGGCACATAAGTAAAGGTCTTCTTTTTATACAAGGCAGAGTTGTCAGCGATTGATCCAGCCatcacttataaaatatttaacactgaaaaaatataaaaactgcgAGAGAACGGTTGAGACGTGAGAAACAGTATAAGGCTGAGGACAGACTGAATGATTGTCTGCTCTTGTAGAGCCAAGCATATGTGCATTTCAGACAATAATAGGTAGGGGTACATTCCTTAATGACAAAGGATGGACGTGTGACTCATAATTCGGGGCTTAAATACATATCTTATAGatgtaaataacaatagacTGATCGGACATGTCGATGCATGTCGATGTACTGAAATAAATTCCTCATATTTCTACTCGGACCTGTCGATGCATGTCGATGTAAtggaatatttcatatttctacTGACGATGCTTTTTAATTTGACCAGGACGttatttgttacaataaaatactttatatataacagttttaacaataattatcaatggAGTTAGAGTTGAAGTGGGGCAAATATGTTTGGTTACGTTTGTACATATCCCGGTTCGATTCTAACaccagattattattattattttgcattatttaatgaaaaacgtTATTAAAGACGTTGATAATGTAACtgaaatatatgtacaataatatgataaaatagttcTTCTGCATGATGACTcgaatataaatgtacaataatatggtgcgtgtacaataaaatgataagCGTAATTGATAACATGATAACCATGACGGCGGTGAGCATGTAAGTGTGGGAGCGGGTGGCGGCGGCAAAAATACGTCATGTACGTGTAGGAGCGGGTGGCGGTAGGGGGGTGTGGCTCAGCAAAAATACGTCATACACGTAGTGGAGCGGGTGGCGGTAGGGGGGCGTGGCTCAGCGGCTCAAGGCTCAAGGCTCAAGGGCTCAAGGGCTCATACATCAGAACTGTCCAAATCATACTACTTTCGATATTACCGGTACCGCTTTAGTCTTTTGACTaacaagatttattttatgtaatgggcttatattaaattttaatcccatATTAAGAACCGTAAcgtttaatatgtagattgattattaatttttcacctaaattgtttatcggattatgatcttgatcaactaattgtatagttattatatcgatatttgttttatttaatttatgatatattaggTTAGTTGGAGATTGAATCAGCTTACAAATAATTTCGAACTTAGTCCATTCCTGTTTGCTTTGTGTTGATGGAGAATAAAAGCGAAGCttcatacaaaaaaagtattggaggaatttaaaacaaaattcccAAACGTGAGCCCAACATCAATCATGATTGATTATGAAACTGACCTacgaaatgcatttttaaacgtGTATCCAGAAGCTGCCGTGTCATCATGTTGGTTTCACTATGTACAGGTTTGaagttttactttaattgATTACCTACAATGTTATAATGTGTAAAGTATAGTTAAGACTTAGTAGACTTGAGCTATAAATgttctaacatttttttaaactctcttttatgtatataaatccttgttgttacttgtttataaatacgatattgtttaaatgttattgagCATAATTATTTGTGGAATACCTGAATAGTAAATCTTAATTGATGAAGTATTACCTCCtatcaaattacaaaaaaaatatttatagagttTACAAAGAAATGTGAAAAAATTGGGCTACACTAACTATGTGAAAGAAAACTTACCAGCTAGAATGTGTGTGAAAATGACCGCGGCATTGGCGTTATTACCACACCATTTAATTGAAAGAggttttgaaaacattaagACTTATGCTCAAGATCACCAAGTACAATTGCCTAgatttttcacatattttgCCAGGTATAATActtctaaaatttatatatatataaaaaaacaattaactgtaatgtttacttttttttatttcaagcaGCTTTTGGATTGTTAGGAAAACACCAGAATGTTTTTCAGTTCACGGACAAGCCCgttgaacaaataataacatagaaAAATTCCATTCTACCTTCAAACAGACATTTCAAGTGATGCACCCAAACTTGTGAAGATTTTTAGGTGAAATAAAATTCTGTacctataaaagaaaaataattttttttaaaacttgttaCTTATGTtactttgttaattatttaagaaataaataaatactcagtcaaataatttgtttatttcatcTCACAGAGCATCTAAACAAAATCACAATGAAACAACATATCATTGTTGAACAACTGGGTCAAGGCTTGGCAGTAACTAGatctattaaaatgaaatacattatGAATTCAGTCAGGATTAAGAATTCCACAGCTCTTCTTTCGACTGGTGCACTTACAATAAAAGAATTCTTGCTTCAATGCTATCATAGTACTGACCAATACTTGGAAGAGAGTTAAATTGGGGAGATGAATATCTGAGtatgttaacaaaatatgtacctatacgatTACTTACttatcaataaacaaataatcaatTGTTGCTTTAATAAACTCATTAGTATGtatgttaacaaaatattatgttctgaAGAAGAAGTACAGGCACTTATTGTTCCAAATAGCTCCTCCTAATGTAGATGATAATATTGCGATCGAGGACATCTTGGAACCAGAAGTCAATTTATTTGAGAGTAATACTTTATAcggattttaaaatacatttttcttatctTACATAAAAACATTCCAGAAGATGAGGTGAATAATGATCCAGTACCAGATGCCAATATTCcgcaatttataaatcatccAGCTGCAGAAATTGATAATCCACCAAACAATTTAGAGGAaggtaatacctatataaaataatgtttattgaaaattagttttaggttttaactaattttagttttct
The window above is part of the Aphis gossypii isolate Hap1 unplaced genomic scaffold, ASM2018417v2 Contig00458, whole genome shotgun sequence genome. Proteins encoded here:
- the LOC126554278 gene encoding uncharacterized protein LOC126554278, whose protein sequence is MLKIPHFIGVFSRDKLPPRAKHQESAVVNLDIENGTDYKRILINCNQQLILNRASLDINAVKQYKNNEVVADAPKLKDSRSVIKKNKIVESSKQSEPLTCAFRSWELCEYPFLPQNTSHSWKVKTSNKLEKPRYVIIGFQTGRKNSSNKTMSHFDHCKIKNLKVYLNSEVFPYEDFQSDFTRNKLATLYRAYVEFQKSYYGHDEVTPLLNRSDFKNLCPIIVVDMSKQNDNVKMLTVDLRIELEAG